One window from the genome of [Clostridium] celerecrescens 18A encodes:
- a CDS encoding HIT family protein → MKDPNCAYCMKGDLVAKFGYPICEMETGFLYLFKEQSKKGRVILAYKDHVSELVDIEDEERNAFFADVARVSKAVHKVFNPDKVNYGAYGDTGCHLHMHIVPKYNGMDEWGSTFTMNPDKIYLSDKEYEEMAAAIRAAL, encoded by the coding sequence ATGAAAGATCCAAATTGCGCATACTGCATGAAGGGAGATCTTGTTGCAAAATTCGGCTATCCTATTTGCGAAATGGAGACAGGATTTTTATATTTATTTAAAGAGCAAAGTAAAAAGGGCAGAGTGATTCTGGCTTATAAGGATCACGTAAGTGAGCTGGTTGATATTGAGGATGAGGAAAGAAATGCCTTTTTTGCTGATGTAGCCAGAGTTTCTAAGGCTGTCCATAAAGTATTTAACCCGGATAAAGTAAATTACGGCGCTTATGGCGACACCGGATGCCACCTTCATATGCATATTGTTCCAAAATATAACGGCATGGACGAATGGGGCAGTACCTTTACCATGAATCCGGACAAGATATATCTGTCGGATAAAGAATATGAGGAAATGGCGGCTGCCATCCGTGCAGCATTATAA
- the nagB gene encoding glucosamine-6-phosphate deaminase yields the protein MKLYRAKDYNDMSRKAANIISAQIIMKPSCVLGLATGSSPIGTYKQLIEWYNKGDLDFSQVKTANLDEYKGLTRDNDQSYYYFMRENLFRHVNIDEANTNIPDGMESDANKEAARYEEIIKGLGGVDLQLLGLGHNGHIGFNEPSDIFPKDTHIVDLQESTIEANKRFFASIDEVPRQAYTMGIGTIMRARKILLIVSGAEKADILHDVICGPVTSKVPASILQLHPDVTIVADEAALSRMGNI from the coding sequence ATGAAGCTTTATCGCGCAAAGGACTACAATGATATGAGCCGTAAAGCGGCCAATATTATATCTGCCCAGATTATTATGAAACCGAGCTGTGTTCTTGGACTGGCTACCGGTTCCTCACCTATAGGCACCTACAAGCAGCTGATCGAGTGGTATAACAAAGGGGATTTGGATTTCTCCCAAGTTAAAACCGCAAACCTTGATGAATACAAGGGACTCACCAGGGATAATGATCAAAGCTATTACTATTTTATGCGTGAGAATCTGTTTCGCCACGTAAACATTGACGAAGCAAATACCAACATCCCCGATGGGATGGAAAGTGACGCCAACAAAGAAGCTGCCCGCTACGAGGAAATTATCAAAGGCCTGGGCGGTGTTGATTTACAGCTCTTAGGACTTGGGCACAATGGCCACATTGGCTTCAACGAGCCATCCGACATCTTCCCAAAGGATACGCACATTGTAGACCTTCAGGAAAGCACCATCGAAGCCAACAAGCGTTTCTTCGCATCAATTGACGAAGTTCCGCGCCAGGCCTATACCATGGGAATAGGCACTATAATGAGAGCCAGAAAGATCCTGCTGATCGTCAGCGGAGCTGAGAAAGCGGACATCCTTCATGATGTAATCTGCGGACCAGTTACATCTAAAGTTCCGGCTTCTATTTTACAGCTTCATCCGGATGTCACCATCGTTGCAGATGAAGCGGCTCTTTCCAGGATGGGAAATATTTAA
- a CDS encoding bacteriohemerythrin yields the protein MAYTFSKDLETGNQLIDSEHRQLIDAVNNLLTACSTGKGRAELANTTKFLQDYTAKHFGNEEKLQIQNQYPDYVNHKRYHEEFKKVVAGICAKLEKEGPTIILVGEVNSAIAGWLINHIKKEDAKVAAHIRSRA from the coding sequence ATGGCATATACATTTTCAAAGGATTTGGAAACCGGAAACCAGTTAATTGATTCTGAACATCGCCAGCTGATCGATGCAGTCAATAACCTGCTCACTGCCTGCTCCACAGGGAAAGGACGTGCGGAACTGGCCAATACCACCAAGTTTCTGCAGGACTATACTGCAAAGCATTTCGGCAATGAAGAAAAGCTCCAGATCCAGAATCAGTATCCAGATTATGTAAACCACAAACGTTATCACGAGGAATTTAAAAAGGTGGTGGCTGGAATCTGTGCCAAGCTGGAAAAGGAAGGCCCGACCATCATTCTGGTAGGGGAAGTCAACAGTGCCATTGCGGGCTGGCTGATCAACCATATAAAAAAAGAGGATGCCAAGGTAGCCGCTCATATTAGAAGCAGGGCTTAA